The following proteins are co-located in the Hyalangium minutum genome:
- a CDS encoding Ig-like domain-containing protein: MTPSQALFLSLCLLSSACISLPDIDDSLPGPDGGPPIDGGIDGGNTDQTPPTLVRTTPPHGSTRVPVDSTVELEFSEAMVESSLQLTSVPTVSFTLESWASESKRAVFRPSAPLAQDQQYALTAEGKDLAGNTLTGSHSFAFTTVGPAPDTTPPTLVSTSPTNRALALPRDTKIKLTFSEPMNRASVERAFSIVSPMEAQAGTMAWNSTGTVAEFTPDTLLPYTSTVAWELSAAATDLVGNALSPASSLFYVATQRTYSLTPMNIGSESHLSSTTPAAQIVPWNIGDDASNRPLQVFLSFHLQPLFDSQVTRILSASLRWPHVDPGISTFDSLGRFAVDLVSYPPSNSNAFTTAPIGQPLFLTYQDLGGASDITTVNVTPMVLDSWANQASRYERAQFRLSFESWTDQDSTPDFLQVNPFYLVLTVTCEQP, from the coding sequence ATGACCCCCTCTCAAGCCCTCTTTCTCTCGCTGTGCTTGTTGTCCTCCGCGTGTATCAGCCTGCCCGACATCGACGATTCGCTTCCTGGGCCAGATGGAGGCCCTCCCATCGATGGTGGCATAGACGGAGGAAACACGGATCAGACGCCTCCGACGCTCGTCCGCACCACACCGCCACATGGCTCGACCCGAGTGCCCGTCGACTCGACGGTGGAGCTCGAGTTCTCCGAAGCGATGGTGGAGAGCAGCTTGCAGCTCACCTCGGTGCCAACGGTGTCCTTCACATTGGAGTCCTGGGCCTCCGAGTCGAAGCGCGCCGTCTTCCGCCCCTCAGCGCCCCTGGCCCAGGATCAGCAATACGCGCTCACGGCCGAGGGCAAGGACCTGGCGGGCAACACCCTCACGGGTAGTCACAGCTTTGCCTTCACCACGGTGGGCCCTGCGCCGGACACCACACCTCCCACCCTCGTCAGCACTTCGCCCACGAATCGAGCCTTGGCCCTTCCCAGAGACACCAAGATCAAGCTCACCTTCTCCGAACCAATGAATCGCGCATCGGTGGAACGGGCCTTTTCAATCGTATCGCCGATGGAGGCTCAGGCAGGGACTATGGCCTGGAACTCGACAGGCACAGTTGCCGAGTTCACTCCGGACACCTTGCTCCCCTACACTTCAACCGTCGCCTGGGAACTCTCGGCAGCAGCGACAGACCTCGTGGGAAACGCGCTGAGCCCAGCTTCATCGCTGTTCTACGTCGCCACTCAGCGGACCTACTCACTCACTCCAATGAATATTGGTAGTGAATCTCATCTATCAAGCACCACACCGGCCGCTCAGATCGTCCCCTGGAATATCGGGGACGATGCATCAAACAGACCTCTCCAGGTATTTCTCTCTTTTCATCTGCAGCCTCTGTTCGACTCACAAGTGACCCGGATCCTCTCCGCCAGCCTGAGATGGCCTCATGTCGATCCTGGTATTTCCACTTTCGATTCCTTGGGCAGGTTCGCCGTAGACCTCGTGAGTTACCCCCCCTCGAACTCAAACGCTTTCACCACAGCCCCCATCGGGCAGCCTCTCTTCCTGACCTACCAGGATTTAGGCGGCGCCTCGGACATCACCACGGTCAATGTCACTCCCATGGTGCTGGACTCATGGGCGAATCAGGCTTCCCGCTATGAACGCGCGCAGTTCAGGCTCAGCTTCGAATCCTGGACAGACCAGGACAGCACCCCCGACTTCCTTCAAGTCAATCCGTTTTATCTCGTGCTGACAGTCACTTGCGAGCAACCGTAG
- a CDS encoding acyltransferase family protein: MDTVRAHQDFLRTRIFPGLDGLRCVSILLVMAHHVSGLHHGFLGRGYLGVSLFFAISGFLITSLLLRERDAHGFISLGRFYGRRSLRIFPLYYAVLSVYVVLVLLFEKGAQEKADFFANLPAFLTYTSNWFVPQEPNTRIIFYFAWSLATEEQFYLLWPGVMRVAHRWGAVAFMAGLLAISLWAPWAVETGRLDGTLMSVRILASFAAPICMGCLAAYAVHSPVGFAWVYRVLGYKWMPPLLLVLTLAAVATNGVPYGLTSLVMTALVVSACLRTDHLLMPALTLAPIRHIGVISYGVYLLHMICLNLVRRAVPGQGFAVTFLVTLGVTVVAATLSYRYFESWFLRLKERLAAGPAPAKASPAPSTAPASSPIP; the protein is encoded by the coding sequence ATGGACACTGTTCGCGCCCACCAGGACTTCCTGCGCACCCGAATCTTCCCCGGACTGGATGGGCTGCGTTGCGTGAGCATCCTGCTGGTGATGGCCCACCACGTCTCTGGCCTGCACCACGGCTTCCTGGGCCGAGGCTACCTGGGCGTGTCGCTCTTCTTCGCCATCAGCGGGTTCCTCATCACCTCGCTGCTCTTGCGTGAGCGGGACGCGCACGGGTTCATCTCCCTGGGGCGCTTCTACGGCCGGCGCTCGCTGCGCATCTTCCCGCTCTACTATGCGGTGCTGAGCGTCTACGTGGTGCTGGTGCTCCTCTTCGAGAAAGGAGCGCAGGAGAAGGCGGACTTCTTCGCCAACCTTCCGGCCTTCCTCACGTACACCTCCAACTGGTTCGTGCCGCAGGAGCCGAACACCCGGATCATCTTCTACTTCGCCTGGTCCCTGGCCACCGAAGAGCAGTTCTACCTGCTGTGGCCCGGCGTCATGCGCGTGGCCCACCGGTGGGGCGCGGTGGCCTTCATGGCGGGGCTGCTCGCCATCTCGCTCTGGGCGCCCTGGGCCGTGGAGACGGGGCGACTGGATGGCACCCTGATGTCGGTGCGCATCCTCGCCAGCTTCGCCGCGCCCATCTGCATGGGGTGCCTGGCGGCCTATGCCGTGCACTCGCCCGTGGGCTTCGCGTGGGTGTACCGCGTGCTCGGCTACAAGTGGATGCCTCCCCTGCTGCTGGTGCTCACGCTGGCCGCCGTGGCGACGAACGGCGTGCCCTACGGCCTCACCTCGCTGGTGATGACGGCGCTGGTGGTGTCCGCCTGCCTGCGGACGGACCACCTGCTGATGCCCGCGCTCACGCTGGCGCCCATCCGCCACATCGGGGTGATCAGCTACGGCGTGTACCTGCTGCACATGATCTGCCTGAACCTGGTGCGCCGCGCGGTGCCCGGCCAGGGCTTCGCCGTCACCTTCCTGGTGACCCTGGGCGTGACGGTGGTGGCGGCCACGCTGAGCTACCGCTACTTCGAGAGCTGGTTCCTGCGCCTCAAGGAGCGCCTGGCCGCCGGCCCTGCCCCGGCGAAGGCTTCCCCGGCGCCTTCGACGGCTCCAGCATCAAGT
- a CDS encoding carboxypeptidase-like regulatory domain-containing protein yields the protein MKKLAMALVPFLMAGCGGAEDANGDGIADGIQDPNNVSVVVPATPKGTVSGQVLTTQQQPLASVNVTMTIGSATVAPVTTDAGGNFIFKDVPGGAQVLLTFSKDGFASLRASSVVPSTAGNVPINNGNASFGPVLLSELNGSVKFYLFGPDGRPAANARGTLDVNPAGRVLFGLSESTTSRVVVEAVSDNNGLITFDKVPSPVELSRLGGSYLLSVNALDTNGDGIYEAGGLVINYPATDLVRQGTVKTERLPPAYSPGEALAVRYSSLGALQPGNLQTKPQHNMVKPTDGIYIVFNQPVQASSVVVGLTDEYGKESLAVSRDVTGGGTVLTIKPGQALSAGREYNLYIRAVPLAGGAPFTTGSTVAFFGGDLSSPPAIAVESVRFQEVTTNNGLIDRLETVYVNFNQVMTPLLETQYAQVYVGLDLNGSGKIGDATGERDPSTGRSTGVGFTLQMAEPTKPIATRTPAEEPVFPFDTSGYSTRFSFTYSPPATPSATFVSLQPGTSLFIHFSKLTPSVDAYESGWGVAQTADITVNGSLITPIAVPVAAP from the coding sequence ATGAAGAAGCTGGCAATGGCCCTCGTGCCGTTTCTGATGGCCGGGTGCGGTGGTGCCGAGGACGCCAACGGTGACGGAATTGCGGACGGTATCCAGGATCCGAACAACGTATCGGTGGTGGTTCCTGCGACGCCGAAGGGCACGGTCTCCGGCCAGGTGCTGACGACCCAGCAGCAGCCGCTGGCGAGCGTCAACGTCACGATGACGATCGGCAGCGCGACGGTGGCTCCGGTGACGACGGATGCCGGCGGCAACTTCATCTTCAAGGATGTGCCGGGCGGCGCCCAGGTGCTGCTGACGTTCAGCAAGGACGGCTTCGCCTCGCTGCGCGCCTCCTCGGTGGTCCCGAGCACCGCGGGCAATGTGCCCATCAACAACGGCAACGCGAGCTTTGGCCCGGTGCTGCTGTCGGAGCTGAATGGCTCGGTGAAGTTCTACCTGTTCGGGCCGGATGGCCGCCCTGCGGCGAATGCGCGTGGCACGCTGGACGTGAACCCCGCGGGCCGCGTGCTCTTCGGCCTGTCCGAGTCGACCACGAGCCGCGTGGTGGTGGAGGCGGTGTCGGACAACAACGGTCTCATCACCTTTGATAAGGTCCCTTCGCCGGTCGAGCTGTCCCGTCTGGGCGGCAGCTACCTGCTGTCGGTCAACGCGCTGGACACCAACGGCGACGGCATCTACGAGGCGGGCGGACTGGTGATTAACTACCCGGCTACGGACCTGGTGAGGCAGGGCACGGTGAAGACGGAGCGGCTGCCTCCGGCCTATAGCCCGGGCGAAGCCCTGGCGGTGAGGTACAGCAGCCTGGGGGCGCTGCAGCCCGGCAACCTCCAGACCAAGCCGCAGCACAACATGGTCAAGCCGACCGACGGTATCTACATCGTCTTCAACCAGCCGGTGCAGGCCAGCTCGGTGGTGGTGGGGCTGACGGACGAGTACGGCAAGGAGAGCCTGGCCGTCTCCAGGGACGTGACGGGTGGCGGCACGGTGCTGACCATCAAGCCGGGCCAGGCGCTGTCCGCAGGCCGCGAGTACAACCTGTATATCCGCGCCGTGCCGCTCGCCGGCGGCGCTCCCTTCACCACCGGTTCGACGGTGGCGTTCTTCGGCGGTGATCTGAGCAGCCCGCCGGCCATCGCCGTCGAGAGCGTGAGGTTCCAGGAGGTGACCACGAACAACGGCCTCATCGACCGCCTCGAGACCGTGTACGTGAACTTCAACCAGGTGATGACGCCGCTGCTCGAGACCCAGTACGCGCAGGTCTATGTAGGACTGGATCTCAACGGGAGCGGCAAGATAGGTGACGCGACGGGCGAGCGCGATCCGTCCACGGGCCGCAGCACCGGCGTTGGCTTCACGCTGCAGATGGCGGAGCCCACCAAGCCCATCGCGACCCGGACTCCCGCCGAGGAGCCGGTCTTCCCGTTCGACACCTCGGGCTACAGCACCCGCTTCTCCTTCACCTACTCGCCGCCGGCGACGCCTTCGGCGACCTTCGTCTCCTTGCAGCCGGGCACCAGCCTGTTCATCCACTTCAGCAAGCTGACCCCGAGCGTCGATGCCTATGAGTCCGGCTGGGGTGTGGCTCAGACGGCCGACATCACCGTCAACGGCTCGCTGATCACCCCGATCGCCGTGCCCGTCGCTGCGCCGTGA
- a CDS encoding response regulator encodes MSQSAPKLPPAEAGASAESAPSKKRVLVVDDFDDAREMYAEYLEFAGFQVETARNGAEAVEKAQVAEPDIILMDLSLPVMDGWEATRLIKGDSRTRDIPVMALSGHVLAGSENQAKDAGADEFVAKPCLPQDLENKIRTMLKPSKAKDKP; translated from the coding sequence ATGAGCCAATCGGCCCCCAAACTTCCGCCAGCAGAGGCGGGTGCAAGCGCCGAGTCCGCACCCTCGAAGAAGCGCGTCCTCGTCGTCGATGACTTCGATGACGCCCGGGAGATGTATGCGGAGTACCTCGAGTTCGCGGGCTTCCAGGTAGAGACCGCTCGCAACGGCGCCGAGGCCGTGGAGAAGGCCCAGGTCGCCGAGCCCGACATCATCCTCATGGACCTGTCTCTGCCCGTCATGGACGGATGGGAGGCCACCCGCCTCATCAAGGGAGACTCCCGCACCCGCGACATCCCCGTGATGGCCCTCAGCGGCCACGTGCTCGCCGGCAGCGAGAACCAAGCCAAGGACGCCGGCGCCGACGAGTTCGTCGCCAAGCCCTGTTTGCCACAGGACCTCGAAAACAAGATCCGCACCATGCTCAAGCCGAGCAAGGCAAAGGACAAGCCCTAG
- a CDS encoding GNAT family N-acetyltransferase yields the protein MTPPELLFIHPEHPLYPEELELRFRVLREPLGLPRSAVTFPFEAQSLHLVARQGSAVVGCVLFHPEDTHGGRLFQMAVTPTLQGQGLGARLVVALEEELRRRGFTHVHLHARSQVVPFYERLGYAVYGEPFEERTLPHRHMRKTLASSILPGPRSPEA from the coding sequence ATGACTCCCCCCGAGCTGCTCTTCATCCACCCCGAGCACCCGCTCTACCCGGAGGAGCTGGAGCTGCGCTTCCGCGTGCTGCGCGAGCCGCTGGGCCTGCCCCGCTCCGCCGTCACCTTCCCCTTCGAGGCCCAGAGCCTCCACCTCGTGGCGCGCCAGGGCAGCGCGGTGGTGGGCTGCGTCCTCTTCCACCCCGAGGACACCCACGGGGGCCGCCTCTTTCAGATGGCCGTCACCCCCACGCTCCAGGGACAGGGGCTGGGCGCGCGGCTCGTGGTGGCGCTGGAGGAGGAGCTGCGGCGGCGGGGCTTCACGCACGTGCACCTCCACGCCCGCTCCCAGGTGGTCCCCTTCTACGAGCGGCTCGGCTACGCGGTGTACGGCGAGCCCTTCGAGGAGCGGACCCTCCCTCACCGCCATATGCGCAAGACACTGGCGTCATCTATCCTTCCGGGCCCAAGGAGCCCGGAGGCATGA
- a CDS encoding WecB/TagA/CpsF family glycosyltransferase — protein MTATPARTQAQRAQAFFELHQRIQLIDDEKAQDALLEQLKHPSRPYIVSFVNAHAANLGWNTPSMLESLLRSDLLLRDGIGVKLGLKAFRRPPGLNMNGTDFIPRIARAYKGRRAALFGTQSPWLDTARQKLEAEGLVVVACHEGFSPPETYLELAEKTQPELIILAMGMPKQEDIAVKLRERLAHPVLIVNGGAILDFLGGKVTRAPEAMRNIGMEWVYRLYLEPKRLAKRYLWGIPVFFSHVAVTRLVGPRTPEGEGRSS, from the coding sequence ATGACGGCAACCCCCGCACGGACACAGGCCCAGCGCGCCCAAGCGTTCTTCGAGCTGCACCAGCGCATCCAGCTCATCGACGATGAGAAGGCCCAGGACGCGCTGCTGGAGCAGCTGAAGCACCCCTCGCGGCCCTACATCGTCTCGTTCGTCAACGCCCACGCGGCGAACCTGGGCTGGAACACCCCGTCCATGCTGGAGAGCCTGCTGCGCTCGGACCTGCTGCTGCGCGACGGCATCGGCGTGAAGCTGGGGCTCAAGGCGTTCCGGCGTCCGCCCGGGCTGAACATGAACGGCACGGACTTCATCCCCAGGATTGCTCGGGCCTACAAAGGACGCCGCGCCGCGCTGTTCGGGACGCAGTCCCCCTGGCTGGACACAGCGCGTCAGAAGCTGGAGGCCGAGGGCCTGGTGGTGGTGGCGTGCCATGAGGGCTTCTCGCCGCCAGAGACGTACCTGGAGCTGGCCGAGAAGACGCAGCCAGAGCTCATCATCCTGGCCATGGGCATGCCCAAGCAGGAGGACATCGCCGTGAAGCTGCGGGAGCGGCTGGCCCACCCAGTGCTCATCGTCAACGGGGGCGCCATCCTGGATTTCCTGGGAGGCAAGGTAACCCGGGCTCCGGAAGCCATGCGCAACATCGGCATGGAGTGGGTGTATCGCCTCTACTTGGAACCCAAGCGATTGGCCAAGCGCTACCTGTGGGGCATCCCCGTCTTCTTTTCGCACGTAGCAGTCACGCGCTTGGTCGGTCCCCGGACACCCGAGGGTGAGGGCAGGTCCTCGTGA
- a CDS encoding NUDIX hydrolase — protein MSVWTEARSAARELTDAAVRTAYRGAYSLAMAYWFVRRPSTGGVFVGVWHGRRVLLLQNSYKRLFSMPGGGAHPGESHLETGLRELHEEVGLTLSASQLRTALDVVHYEEYKRDHVYFLEVDLDTEPALTIDRREVVWAAFLDVDAALQLPVASPIRDYLTEAARRRAAPAPSS, from the coding sequence ATGAGTGTCTGGACAGAAGCGCGCTCGGCGGCTCGGGAACTGACGGACGCGGCCGTGCGCACGGCGTACCGCGGCGCGTACTCGCTGGCCATGGCGTACTGGTTCGTGCGCCGCCCCTCCACCGGTGGCGTCTTCGTGGGGGTGTGGCACGGCCGGCGCGTGCTGCTGCTGCAGAACTCCTACAAGCGCCTGTTCAGCATGCCCGGCGGCGGCGCCCACCCGGGCGAGTCCCACCTGGAGACGGGGCTGCGCGAGCTGCACGAGGAGGTGGGCCTCACCTTGAGCGCCTCCCAGCTCCGCACCGCCCTCGATGTCGTGCACTACGAGGAGTACAAGCGCGACCACGTCTACTTCCTGGAGGTGGACCTGGACACCGAGCCGGCGCTCACCATCGACCGCCGGGAGGTGGTCTGGGCCGCCTTCCTCGACGTGGATGCCGCGCTCCAGCTCCCGGTGGCCTCTCCCATCCGCGACTACCTCACCGAGGCCGCGCGGCGCCGTGCCGCCCCCGCTCCCTCCTCATGA
- a CDS encoding HIT family protein produces the protein MSDVNDPCLGCAVVSGATRPVGGILARAPGLVLHGVAGPSPVPGWVVISSERHVRGLYDLDEPTARELGAFAARVMRAQRQALGAAHAYAFAIGDVLRHFHLHLVPRYRDTPPHLWGRAVFEASAQEHLPAEQLEAAAQTLAAALASES, from the coding sequence ATGTCCGACGTGAACGACCCTTGCCTGGGGTGCGCCGTGGTGAGCGGCGCCACCCGCCCCGTGGGAGGCATCCTCGCCCGCGCGCCCGGCCTGGTGCTCCATGGCGTGGCCGGCCCCAGCCCCGTGCCCGGCTGGGTGGTCATCTCCAGCGAGCGCCATGTGCGCGGCCTGTACGACTTGGACGAGCCCACCGCCCGGGAGCTGGGCGCCTTCGCGGCCCGGGTGATGCGTGCTCAGCGCCAAGCGCTCGGCGCCGCGCATGCCTACGCCTTCGCCATCGGCGACGTGCTGCGCCACTTCCACCTGCACCTCGTGCCCCGCTACCGGGACACGCCCCCCCACCTGTGGGGCCGGGCCGTCTTCGAGGCCTCCGCCCAGGAGCACCTCCCCGCCGAGCAGCTGGAGGCTGCGGCCCAGACCCTTGCCGCGGCGCTGGCCTCCGAGTCCTGA
- a CDS encoding TonB-dependent receptor domain-containing protein, whose product MISLRPTLLALTLLLVPPLARANNTADEADVAFELGNEAYAKGNYNEALGSYFASYRLVPNRNVLFNIARCYEAQNRFNEAYRYYNDLLSEGLPDDDSAEVKRSLERLRPKVALIRVATSPEGAEVYIDRTDLGSRGRSPQTLALSPGRHKVMVKKEGYRPAEANVVLTRGRSVTQSFELPLITGTVEVSGTPEDAEVRTAQDGPVVATVPGKLVLPPGQHVLYVRAQGHAPAQLVVEVPADGTVKVPVALGSQAKPTGRLVVTANRDNAAVRVDGKPVGFTPTVLTLTEGDHVLEVESLEVRPLRQTVTVVADQEIKVFAELRYSPPPVRAASKGLTSVDEAPASTTVLTQEELRAFGWQTLAQAIAGVRGFFLSDDRTYNYIGVRGFSPPGDLNTRILILWDGHSMNDVWAGQGYAGHDLSVNLEEVERIEVVRGPGSALYGTGAFFAVINVVPRESLGVQKHVEVTGTVGALGTLGVNAAAAWEGGQDRSVLVSAALVHATGAETTLLDPTTRVVGLDGERALSGSVYARLGHLTLMGRLNSRVKAIPTGPFGSAIGVEGTQSLDTRGFLEARYERPLSDTLQLSLRGSFDLSRYRGDRAYEVNGGESYNLESEGGRADWVSAEARLRMAVFDGNALTLGLEGQGQLRVEQETYGLNGGIPLPTKTRTLLSLYLMDEWRLHPRLSLSAGLRVDKYLDLDAIPITPRLALIARPYTAGLTKLVAGRAFRAPNVYELFYEDKLETQRPAEGLDPETITTFEVEHSHDLTDELRLTVAGYHNRISNLVTLATDALPQPQCGTPTEPAQCFVFANSATETLAWGAEAGVHWQPGRFLLVDLSYSYVTLRHVLDEVRDAKPAHIVSGRMMLPLGTGEVRLATQATYQSARNGDSDGTKIGEALLIALGVSGEYSRFRYFAGVQNLLDEQYVLPVNSETSARPVPQYGRTFTLQLTGSY is encoded by the coding sequence ATGATTTCGCTTCGTCCCACCCTGCTCGCCCTGACCCTGCTGCTCGTGCCACCCCTGGCGCGGGCCAACAACACCGCAGACGAGGCGGATGTCGCCTTCGAGCTGGGCAACGAAGCCTATGCCAAGGGCAACTACAACGAGGCCCTCGGCTCCTACTTCGCCAGCTACCGGCTCGTCCCCAACCGCAACGTCCTCTTCAACATCGCCCGCTGCTACGAGGCTCAGAACCGCTTCAACGAGGCCTACCGCTACTACAACGACTTGCTCAGCGAGGGCCTGCCGGACGACGACTCCGCCGAGGTGAAGCGCTCGCTGGAGCGGCTCCGTCCCAAGGTGGCGCTGATCCGCGTGGCCACCTCGCCCGAGGGCGCCGAGGTCTACATCGACCGCACGGACCTGGGCAGCCGCGGGCGCTCGCCTCAGACGCTGGCCCTGTCGCCGGGCCGCCACAAGGTCATGGTGAAGAAGGAGGGCTACCGTCCCGCCGAGGCCAACGTCGTGCTCACGCGCGGCCGCTCCGTGACGCAGAGCTTCGAGCTGCCCCTCATCACCGGCACCGTGGAGGTCTCCGGCACCCCCGAGGATGCCGAGGTCCGCACCGCCCAGGACGGCCCTGTCGTCGCCACGGTGCCCGGCAAGCTCGTCCTCCCTCCCGGCCAGCACGTGCTCTACGTGCGCGCCCAGGGCCACGCGCCCGCGCAGCTCGTGGTCGAAGTGCCCGCCGATGGCACCGTGAAGGTGCCCGTGGCGCTCGGCAGCCAGGCCAAGCCCACGGGCCGCCTCGTCGTCACCGCCAACCGCGATAACGCCGCCGTGCGCGTGGACGGCAAGCCCGTAGGCTTCACCCCCACGGTGCTCACCCTCACCGAGGGAGACCACGTCCTCGAGGTGGAGAGCCTCGAGGTGCGCCCCCTGCGCCAGACGGTGACGGTGGTGGCGGATCAGGAGATCAAGGTCTTCGCCGAGCTGCGCTACTCCCCGCCTCCCGTGCGCGCCGCCTCCAAGGGCCTCACCTCCGTGGACGAGGCCCCCGCCTCCACCACCGTGCTCACCCAGGAGGAGCTGCGCGCCTTCGGCTGGCAGACGCTCGCCCAGGCCATCGCGGGCGTGCGCGGCTTCTTCCTCTCGGACGACCGCACCTACAACTACATCGGCGTGCGCGGCTTCTCCCCGCCGGGAGACCTCAACACCCGCATCCTCATCCTCTGGGATGGGCATTCCATGAACGACGTGTGGGCCGGCCAGGGCTACGCGGGGCATGACCTCTCGGTGAATCTGGAGGAGGTGGAGCGCATCGAGGTGGTCCGCGGCCCGGGCAGCGCGCTCTACGGCACGGGCGCCTTCTTCGCCGTCATCAACGTGGTGCCGCGTGAGTCCCTGGGCGTGCAGAAGCACGTGGAGGTGACGGGCACGGTGGGAGCGCTGGGGACACTGGGAGTGAACGCCGCGGCGGCCTGGGAGGGCGGCCAGGACCGCTCCGTGCTGGTGTCCGCGGCGCTGGTGCACGCCACGGGCGCCGAGACGACGCTGCTGGACCCTACCACCCGGGTGGTGGGGCTCGACGGCGAGCGCGCCCTGAGCGGCTCCGTGTACGCGCGCCTCGGCCACCTCACCCTCATGGGCCGCCTCAACAGCCGCGTGAAGGCCATCCCCACCGGCCCCTTCGGCAGCGCCATTGGCGTGGAGGGCACCCAGTCGTTGGACACGCGCGGCTTCCTCGAGGCGCGCTATGAGCGGCCCCTGAGCGACACCCTCCAGCTCTCCCTGCGGGGCTCGTTCGACCTGAGCCGCTACCGCGGCGACCGGGCCTATGAAGTCAACGGCGGAGAGAGCTACAACCTGGAGAGCGAGGGCGGCCGCGCCGACTGGGTCTCCGCCGAAGCGCGCCTGCGCATGGCCGTGTTCGACGGCAACGCCCTCACCCTGGGCCTGGAGGGCCAGGGCCAGCTCCGGGTGGAGCAGGAGACGTACGGCCTGAACGGCGGCATCCCGCTGCCCACCAAGACGCGCACGCTGCTGTCGCTCTACCTGATGGACGAGTGGCGCCTGCACCCGCGGCTGAGCCTGTCCGCGGGCCTGCGCGTGGACAAGTACCTGGACCTGGACGCCATTCCCATCACCCCGCGCCTGGCCCTCATCGCCCGGCCCTACACCGCGGGCCTCACCAAGCTCGTCGCCGGCCGCGCCTTCCGCGCCCCCAACGTCTACGAGCTGTTCTACGAGGACAAGCTGGAGACGCAGCGGCCCGCCGAGGGGCTGGATCCGGAGACCATCACCACCTTCGAGGTGGAGCACTCGCACGACCTGACGGACGAGCTGCGCCTCACCGTGGCGGGCTACCACAACCGCATCTCCAACCTGGTGACGCTGGCCACGGACGCACTGCCCCAGCCCCAGTGCGGCACCCCTACCGAACCCGCGCAGTGCTTCGTGTTCGCCAACAGCGCCACGGAGACGCTCGCGTGGGGCGCGGAGGCCGGCGTGCACTGGCAGCCCGGCCGCTTCCTGCTGGTGGACCTGAGCTACTCCTACGTCACCCTGCGCCACGTGCTCGACGAGGTCCGCGACGCCAAGCCCGCCCACATCGTCTCGGGCCGGATGATGCTGCCGCTGGGCACGGGCGAGGTGCGGCTGGCCACGCAGGCCACCTACCAGAGCGCGCGCAACGGCGACTCGGACGGCACCAAGATTGGCGAGGCGCTGCTCATCGCGCTGGGCGTCTCGGGCGAGTACTCGCGCTTCCGCTACTTCGCGGGCGTGCAGAACCTGCTGGACGAGCAGTATGTGCTGCCGGTGAACTCGGAGACCTCGGCGCGGCCCGTCCCCCAGTACGGCCGCACCTTCACCCTGCAGCTGACGGGCTCCTACTGA